The Macaca thibetana thibetana isolate TM-01 chromosome 19, ASM2454274v1, whole genome shotgun sequence genome has a segment encoding these proteins:
- the LOC126942027 gene encoding cytochrome P450 2A13, producing MLASGLLLVALLACLTVMVLMSVWQQRNSKGKLPPGPTPLPFIGNYLQLNTEQMCTSLMKISERYGPVFTIHLGPRRVVVLCGYDAVREALVDQAEEFSGRGEQATFDWLFKGYGVAFSNGERAKQLRRFSIATLRDFGVGKRGIEERIQEEAGFLIEALRGTRGANIDPTFFLSRTVSNVISSIVFGDRFDYEDKEFLSLLRMMLGSFQFTATSTGQLYEMFSSVMKHLPGPQQQAFKELQGLEDFIAKKVEHNRRTLDPNSPRDFIDSFLIRMQEEEKNPNTEFYMQNLVMTALNLFFAGTETVSTTLRYGFLLLMKHPEVEAKVHEEIDRVIGKNRQPKFEDRVKMPYTEAVIHEIQRFGDVIPMSLAHRVIRDTKFRDFFLPKGTEVFPMLGSVLRDPRFFSNPQDFNPQHFLDEKGQFKKSDAFVPFSIGKRNCFGEGLARMELFLFLTTIMQNFRFESPQLPKDIDVSPKHVGFATIPRNYTMSFLPR from the exons atgctggcctcaGGGCTGCTTCTGGTGGCCTTGCTGGCCTGCCTGACTGTGATGGTCTTGATGTCTGTCTGGCAGCAGAGGAACAGCAAGGGGAAGCTGCCTCCGGGACCCACCCCATTGCCCTTCATTGGAAACTACCTGCAGCTGAACACAGAGCAGATGTGCACCTCCCTCATGAAG ATCAGTGAGCGCTATGGCCCGGTGTTCACCATTCACCTGGGGCCCCGGCGGGTGGTGGTGCTGTGCGGATATGATGCCGTCAGGGAGGCTCTGGTGGACCAGGCTGAGGAGTTCAGCGGGCGAGGCGAGCAGGCCACCTTCGACTGGCTCTTCAAAGGCTATG GCGTGGCGTTCAGCAACGGGGAGCGCGCCAAGCAGCTCCGGCGCTTCTCCATCGCCACCCTGCGGGACTTCGGGGTGGGCAAGCGCGGCATCGAGGAGCGCATCCAGGAGGAGGCGGGCTTCCTCATCGAGGCCCTCCGGGGCACGCGCG GCGCCAATATCGATCCCACCTTCTTCCTGAGCCGCACCGTCTCTAATGTCATCAGCTCCATTGTCTTTGGGGACCGCTTTGACTATGAAGACAAAGAGTTCCTGTCACTGCTGCGCATGATGCTGGGAAGCTTCcagttcacggcaacctccaccggGCAG CTCTATGAGATGTTCTCTTCAGTGATGAAACACCTGCCAGGACCACAGCAACAGGCCTTTAAGGAGCTGCAAGGGCTGGAGGACTTCATAGCCAAGAAGGTGGAGCACAACAGGCGCACGCTGGATCCCAATTCCCCACGGGACTTCATCGACTCCTTTCTCATCCGCATGCAGGAG GAGGAGAAGAACCCCAACACGGAGTTCTACATGCAGAACCTGGTGATGACTGCGCTGAATCTTTTCTTTGCGGGCACCGAGACCGTCAGCACCACCCTGCGCTACGGCTTCCTGCTGCTCATGAAGCACCCAGAGGTGGAGG CCAAGGTCCACGAGGAGATTGACAGAGTGATCGGCAAGAACCGGCAGCCCAAGTTTGAGGACCGGGTCAAGATGCCCTACACGGAGGCAGTGATCCATGAGATCCAAAGATTTGGAGACGTGATCCCCATGAGTTTGGCCCACAGGGTCATCAGGGACACCAAGTTTCGGGATTTCTTCCTCCCTAAG ggcACCGAAGTGTTCCCTATGCTGGGCTCCGTGCTGAGAGACCCCAGGTTCTTCTCCAACCCCCAGGACTTCAATCCCCAGCACTTCCTGGATGAGAAGGGGCAGTTTAAGAAGAGCGATGCTTTTGTGCCCTTTTCCATCG GAAAGCGGAACTGTTTCGGAGAAGGCCTGGCCAGAATGgagctctttctcttcctcaccaCCATCATGCAGAACTTTCGTTTCGAGTCCCCCCAGTTGCCTAAGGACATCGATGTGTCCCCCAAACACGTGGGCTTTGCCACGATCCCACGAAACTACACCATGAGCTTCCTGCCCCGCTGA